A single region of the Salvelinus sp. IW2-2015 linkage group LG20, ASM291031v2, whole genome shotgun sequence genome encodes:
- the LOC111982000 gene encoding coenzyme Q-binding protein COQ10 homolog, mitochondrial yields MAIKTTPLLFRALVEMSEVHSSKVIRGNPNRTNIRHLGSCGALSARRATLLLSSPLLRTTPSRSFINLAASITARRMEYSESRTLGYTPEQMYSVVASVDQYQHFVPWCKKSRVVKGSNGAVRAQLEIGFPPIVERYTSEVTVVPNHQVRAVCTDGSLFSHLETIWRFAPAAEDQPDSCNIDFHVSFEFRSLLHSQLATLFFDEVVKQMVNAFESRAAKLYRGHHAPFQEAPTGRRAA; encoded by the exons ATGGCCATCAAAACCACCCCTCTTCTTTTCCGGGCACTGGTTGAGATGTCTGAAGTACACTCTTCAAAAGTTATACGAGGAAATCCCAACAGAACAAATATCAG acACCTGGGCAGCTGTGGGGCCCTGTCAGCACGGCGTGCCACCCTTCTGctgtcctcccccctcctccgaACCACACCCTCCCGCAGCTTCATTAACCTGGCTGCCTCCATCACTGCCCGCAGGATGGAGTACTCTGAGAGCCGCACACTAGG GTACACTCCAGAGCAGATGTACAGTGTGGTGGCCAGTGTGGACCAGTACCAGCACTTTGTCCCTTGGTGTAAGAAGTCCCGGGTTGTGAAGGGAAGTAACGGGGCTGTCCGTGCCCAGCTGGAGATTGGGTTCCCTCCCATCGTGGAGCGTTACACCTCGGAGGTCACAGTTGTCCCAAACCACCAAGTCAGG GCCGTGTGTACAGACGGATCCCTCTTCAGCCACCTGGAGACGATATGGAGGTTTGCCCCTGCAGCCGAGGACCAACCAGACTCCTGCAACATCGACTTCCAC GTATCCTTCGAGTTCAGGTCTCTGCTGCACTCCCAGCTGGCCACCCTGTTCTTTGACGAGGTGGTGAAGCAGATGGTGAACGCCTTTGAGTCGCGGGCAGCCAAACTATACAGGGGCCACCACGCCCCCTTCCAGGAGGCGCCAACGGGAAGGCGAGCAGCATGA
- the LOC111981834 gene encoding estradiol 17-beta-dehydrogenase 1-like, with the protein MEQTVVLITGCSSGIGLSLAVRLASDPAKMYKVYATMRNLAKKERLLDCVMGLHKDTLDILQMDITDQRSILDARDRVREKRVNILVCNAGVGLMGPLEAQSLATMRQILEVNLLGTISTIQAFLPGMKAQGHGRILVTGSIGGLQGLPFNEVYCASKFAVEGACESLAILLQHFNIHVSLIECGPVNTDFLDNLQRAEPGDTSLQQVDAHTRSLYDTYLQHCGMVFQNAAQDTEDIVKVFLDAIQSSNPAFRYYTNNALIPLSSPKISALDGSQYIRNMSKIIFSTNGKGEQK; encoded by the exons ATGGAGCAGACAGTGGTGCTGATCACAGGATGCTCCTCGGGGATAGGCCTCAGTCTGGCCGTCCGGCTGGCCTCGGATCCAGCGAAAATGTACAAAG TCTATGCCACCATGAGGAATCTTGCCAAGAAGGAGCGTCTGCTGGACTGTGTGATGGGCCTGCACAAGGACACCCTGGACATCCTCCAGATGGACATCACTGACCAGCGGTCCATTTTGGATGCCAGGGACAGGGTCAGGGAGAAGAGGGTGAACATTCTGG TGTGTAATGCTGGTGTGGGGTTGATGGGGCCGCTCGAGGCCCAGTCCCTGGCCACCATGAGGCAGATCCTGGAGGTCAACCTCCTGGGCACCATCAGCACCATCCAGGCCTTCCTACCAGGGATGAAGGCCCAGGGCCATGGACGCATCCTGGTCACTGGCAGCATCGGTGGGCTACAGG GACTCCCCTTTAATGAGGTGTACTGTGCCAGTAAGTTTGCAGTAGAGGGCGCCTGTGAGAGTCTGGCCATTCTCCTGCAGCACTTCAACATCCA TGTGAGTCTTATTGAGTGCGGCCCTGTCAACACGGATTTCCTGGACAACCTGCAGAGGGCAGAGCCAGGGGACACTTCGCTGCAGCAGGTCGACGCCCACACACGCAGCCTCTATGACACGTACCTGCAACACTGTGGGATGGTGTTCCAGAACGCAGCTCAGGACACAGAGGATATTGTGAAG GTATTTCTGGATGCCATCCAGTCATCGAACCCTGCATTCAGATACTACACCAACAATGCCCTCATTCCGCTCAGCAGCCCTAAGATCTCAGCACTGGACGGGTCCCAGTACATCAGAAATATGAGCAAGATCATCTTCTCAACCAATGGGAAAGGGGAACAAAAATAG